Proteins found in one Hyalangium gracile genomic segment:
- a CDS encoding pilus assembly protein PilP, with translation MKTLKFKMTTVALALTLAACGGKQSAAPRPPPPKPPATTAAAPKDAQAESSVNYSYNPVGKRDPFRSPLEELGRSRNEGQVQQCGEPLCAWDLDQLKLVAVVTGDANPIAMVEDPLGRGHVVRRNARMGRQGGRVTQILRDSVTVTEYIPTEGKVIPNPVSLQLKQDNKRDPMYDLSTGKNWE, from the coding sequence ATGAAGACGCTCAAGTTCAAGATGACTACGGTTGCGCTGGCCTTGACGCTGGCCGCCTGCGGGGGCAAGCAGTCCGCCGCCCCCAGGCCGCCGCCGCCCAAGCCGCCCGCGACGACCGCGGCCGCGCCGAAGGACGCGCAGGCCGAATCCTCCGTCAATTACTCGTACAACCCGGTGGGCAAGCGCGACCCGTTCCGCAGCCCGCTGGAGGAGCTGGGTCGCTCGCGTAACGAGGGGCAGGTGCAGCAGTGCGGCGAGCCGCTGTGCGCGTGGGACCTCGATCAGCTCAAGCTGGTGGCCGTCGTCACGGGCGACGCCAACCCGATCGCGATGGTGGAGGACCCGCTCGGACGCGGGCATGTCGTGCGCCGCAATGCACGCATGGGAAGGCAAGGGGGCAGGGTGACCCAGATCCTTCGGGACTCGGTGACGGTGACCGAGTACATCCCGACGGAGGGAAAGGTCATCCCCAATCCCGTGAGCCTCCAGCTCAAGCAGGATAACAAGCGGGACCCGATGTACGACTTGTCCACGGGCAAGAACTGGGAGTAG
- a CDS encoding sigma-54-dependent transcriptional regulator — MPTFRSILVADDEPSIRHVLTLVLTEHGYEVRAVADGEEAVRELSARSYDVLLCDVRMPKRDGLSVLRQAKAEHPGLTVLVMSAYGSQEQALEAVGSGAYDYVQKPFKPEEIVFVLRKAEERERLLRENRRLRTAAAPPPERILGDSEGLKAVLRQVDRLAPVNTTVLITGESGTGKELIARALHERSPRASHPFVAVNCGAIPAGLIESELFGHAKGAFTDARTAKQGLFSEADSGTLFLDEVGELPLPAQVKLLRVLQEGEIRPVGESRAERVDVRVIAATLRDLGKLVEKGEFREDLYYRLNVVNLRMPPLRERREDVPLLARAFIHRFNRQLNREPPVEGLSPEAEALLGAYGWPGNVRELENAMERAVLLADGPHILPSNLPERLWTAPQPAAGSPAVQQAGSDLSLKRAMRELEETYIRAALRRTRGNRTRAAEVLDISHRALLYKIKEYGIDPDAEAEKGS, encoded by the coding sequence ATGCCCACCTTCCGCTCCATTCTCGTCGCCGACGACGAGCCGTCCATCCGCCATGTCCTCACCCTGGTGCTCACCGAGCACGGGTACGAGGTCCGCGCCGTCGCCGACGGCGAGGAGGCCGTGCGCGAGCTGTCCGCGCGCAGCTACGACGTGCTGCTGTGTGACGTGCGCATGCCCAAGCGCGACGGCCTGTCCGTGCTGCGCCAGGCCAAGGCCGAGCACCCCGGCCTCACCGTGCTGGTGATGAGCGCCTACGGCTCCCAGGAGCAGGCGCTCGAGGCGGTGGGCTCCGGGGCGTACGACTACGTCCAGAAGCCCTTCAAGCCCGAGGAGATCGTCTTCGTCCTGCGCAAGGCCGAGGAGCGCGAGCGGCTGCTGCGCGAGAACCGGCGCCTGAGGACGGCCGCGGCGCCTCCGCCCGAGCGCATCCTCGGCGACAGCGAGGGCCTCAAGGCGGTGCTGCGCCAGGTGGACCGGCTCGCGCCCGTGAACACCACCGTCCTCATCACCGGCGAGAGCGGCACCGGCAAGGAGCTCATCGCCCGGGCGCTCCACGAGCGCTCGCCGAGGGCCTCTCACCCCTTCGTCGCCGTCAACTGCGGCGCCATCCCCGCCGGCCTCATCGAGAGCGAGCTGTTCGGCCACGCCAAGGGCGCCTTCACCGACGCGCGCACCGCCAAGCAGGGCCTCTTCAGCGAGGCCGACAGCGGCACGCTCTTCCTGGACGAGGTGGGCGAGCTGCCGCTGCCGGCCCAGGTCAAGCTGCTGCGCGTACTCCAGGAGGGGGAGATCCGCCCGGTGGGCGAGAGCCGCGCCGAGCGCGTGGACGTGCGCGTCATCGCCGCGACGCTGAGGGATCTCGGCAAGCTGGTGGAGAAGGGCGAGTTCCGAGAGGACCTCTACTACCGCCTCAACGTGGTGAACCTGCGGATGCCGCCCCTGCGCGAGCGCCGCGAGGACGTCCCCCTGCTGGCGCGCGCCTTCATCCACCGCTTCAACCGGCAGCTCAACCGCGAGCCGCCCGTGGAGGGCCTCAGCCCCGAGGCCGAGGCGCTCCTGGGCGCCTACGGCTGGCCCGGCAACGTGCGCGAGCTGGAGAACGCCATGGAGCGCGCCGTGCTCCTGGCGGATGGGCCCCACATCCTCCCCTCCAACCTCCCCGAGCGGCTCTGGACGGCTCCCCAGCCGGCTGCCGGCTCACCTGCCGTGCAACAGGCCGGTAGCGACCTGTCCCTCAAGCGCGCCATGCGAGAGCTGGAGGAGACATACATCCGCGCAGCTCTGCGCCGGACCCGTGGCAACCGTACCCGCGCCGCGGAAGTCCTGGACATCAGCCATCGCGCGCTCCTGTACAAGATCAAGGAGTACGGAATCGATCCGGACGCCGAGGCCGAGAAGGGCAGCTGA
- a CDS encoding sensor histidine kinase, with amino-acid sequence MKWRIASVAFLLASLTTGLSWLTLQPVLIQLVEVVRRLAPPGSPEAETLSRVRGFLPFALGLDLLLLGALVYFILDFTVGRPLRSTEAAVEQLGRLELDLAPVSQGGPLLSRIQSALNRMAEALRLEQAKTRSQLEALQQANARLSRAQTELVSAERLATVGKLAAGVAHEVGNPLAGILGYLSLARMRAPTPELKDYLQRIDHEVQRIDGIVRGLLDLGRPKPATLTPVDVSQVVETCVKLVRAGPELSQVKVDFALEPGLLARADAGPLSQIVINLMLNAAQAMGGEGGVRVSTRREGSEVRLEVEDTGPGIPADVMPRLFEPFFTTKEGKGTGLGLAVSMHLAQSMGGRLTAENVPGGGARFCVHLTAP; translated from the coding sequence ATGAAGTGGCGCATCGCCAGCGTGGCCTTTCTGCTGGCCTCGCTCACCACGGGGCTCTCGTGGCTCACACTCCAGCCGGTGCTCATCCAGCTGGTGGAAGTGGTGCGCAGACTGGCCCCTCCGGGCAGCCCCGAGGCCGAGACGCTCTCTCGCGTGCGGGGCTTCCTTCCCTTCGCGCTGGGGTTGGATCTGCTCCTGCTGGGCGCGCTGGTGTACTTCATCCTGGACTTCACCGTGGGCCGCCCGCTGCGCAGCACGGAGGCGGCGGTGGAGCAGCTCGGGCGGCTCGAGCTGGACCTGGCCCCGGTGTCCCAGGGCGGGCCCCTGCTGTCGCGCATCCAGAGCGCGCTCAACCGCATGGCCGAGGCGCTGCGCCTGGAGCAGGCCAAGACGCGCTCGCAGCTCGAGGCGCTCCAGCAGGCCAACGCCCGGCTCTCGCGAGCCCAGACGGAGCTGGTGTCCGCCGAGCGCCTGGCCACCGTGGGCAAGCTGGCCGCGGGCGTGGCGCACGAGGTGGGCAACCCGCTGGCCGGCATTCTCGGCTACCTGTCCCTGGCGCGCATGCGGGCCCCCACGCCCGAGCTGAAGGACTACCTGCAGCGCATCGATCACGAGGTGCAGCGCATCGACGGCATCGTCCGGGGGCTGCTGGACCTGGGGCGCCCGAAGCCCGCCACGCTGACGCCCGTGGACGTGAGCCAGGTGGTGGAGACGTGCGTGAAGCTGGTGCGCGCCGGGCCGGAGCTGTCCCAGGTGAAGGTGGACTTCGCGCTCGAGCCAGGGCTGCTGGCGCGCGCGGACGCGGGCCCGCTGTCGCAGATCGTCATCAACCTCATGCTCAACGCCGCGCAGGCCATGGGAGGGGAGGGCGGTGTGCGCGTCTCCACCCGGCGCGAGGGTAGCGAGGTGCGGCTGGAGGTGGAGGACACCGGCCCGGGCATCCCCGCGGACGTCATGCCGCGCCTCTTCGAGCCCTTCTTCACCACGAAGGAGGGCAAGGGCACGGGGCTGGGACTCGCGGTGTCCATGCACCTGGCGCAGAGCATGGGCGGCCGGCTCACCGCGGAGAACGTTCCGGGCGGCGGCGCTCGCTTCTGCGTCCACCTGACGGCCCCATGA
- a CDS encoding prepilin-type N-terminal cleavage/methylation domain-containing protein: protein MPRQSSRGFTLIELMIVVAIIGILAAIAIPNFLRFQARARQSEANSNLKTLFTGFRTLSKRPNPEIRVPGFSPERGNRYSYHMNDPCTTVEDRTTVNIVQNPNDDCVGVDTFKFTSFPPTFTWVSPLSATWNTKATQNGLAMSPGLRGTGENWDFLGFAAGDVDNTPTDSADTWLVSSSDGQLTPACPTTGGVAENVAAGEPFNVNNDVNCD, encoded by the coding sequence ATGCCCCGGCAGAGTTCGCGCGGCTTCACGCTGATCGAGTTGATGATCGTCGTTGCCATCATCGGCATCCTGGCGGCCATCGCCATTCCGAACTTCCTGCGATTCCAGGCACGCGCAAGGCAGTCCGAGGCCAACTCCAACCTCAAGACGCTGTTCACCGGGTTCCGCACACTGTCCAAGCGGCCCAACCCGGAGATCCGCGTCCCGGGCTTCTCGCCCGAGCGTGGCAACCGCTACAGCTACCACATGAACGATCCCTGCACGACCGTGGAGGATCGGACCACCGTCAACATCGTCCAGAACCCCAATGATGACTGCGTCGGGGTGGACACCTTCAAGTTCACCTCCTTCCCGCCGACCTTCACCTGGGTCTCTCCGCTGTCCGCCACCTGGAACACCAAGGCCACCCAGAACGGCCTGGCCATGTCGCCCGGCCTGCGCGGCACGGGCGAGAACTGGGACTTCCTGGGCTTCGCGGCGGGAGATGTAGACAACACCCCTACCGATTCGGCGGACACCTGGCTGGTCTCGTCATCGGATGGACAGCTCACCCCTGCGTGCCCCACGACGGGTGGCGTTGCCGAGAATGTTGCCGCCGGCGAGCCGTTCAACGTCAACAACGACGTCAACTGCGACTAG
- a CDS encoding prepilin peptidase, which yields MAQELPPFFFSLLTVWLFVLGLCVGSFLNVVIARVPHGESVVHPRSRCPKCGHSLSWYENIPLISWLALRGRCRNCKAPISIRYPLVELLVGLLFLACVRRFDFTWELVSALVLVSLLVPLTFIDLEHWILPFSLTIPGIVAGVALAVPRGMEALRDAALGAGVGFLAFRLMEYLGWKMFKKEALGGGDKFLVALLGAFLSWRALLGILFLSSLQGAVVGVLLIALTGRAGPRAEPEPGKQGTPGPEAPEAAAPEAAAPEEEPPEPELTMTWEFTKPGIPLWKRLLLVPWCLLVQPIPDEPKDEAGEEIDWVPGKTNIPFGPWLALAGLELLLMTPWLARVLPPQFALLLGGMR from the coding sequence ATGGCTCAGGAGCTACCGCCCTTTTTCTTCTCTCTGCTGACGGTCTGGCTCTTCGTATTGGGCCTGTGCGTCGGCAGTTTCTTGAATGTCGTCATTGCCCGCGTGCCGCACGGAGAAAGCGTCGTCCATCCGCGCTCCCGCTGCCCGAAGTGTGGGCACTCGTTGTCCTGGTACGAGAACATTCCACTCATTTCGTGGCTGGCCTTGAGGGGCCGCTGCCGGAACTGCAAAGCCCCCATCTCTATTCGCTACCCTTTAGTGGAGCTGCTCGTCGGCCTGCTCTTCCTGGCGTGCGTGCGGCGCTTCGACTTCACCTGGGAGCTCGTCTCCGCGCTGGTGCTCGTCTCGCTGCTGGTGCCGCTCACCTTTATTGATCTGGAGCACTGGATTCTCCCCTTCTCCCTCACCATCCCGGGGATCGTCGCCGGAGTGGCGCTGGCCGTACCCAGGGGGATGGAGGCGCTGCGGGACGCGGCCCTGGGCGCCGGGGTGGGATTCCTGGCCTTCCGCCTGATGGAGTACCTGGGCTGGAAGATGTTCAAGAAGGAGGCGCTCGGGGGCGGCGACAAGTTCCTGGTGGCGCTGCTGGGCGCGTTCCTCTCATGGCGGGCGCTGCTGGGCATCCTCTTCCTCTCCTCTCTCCAGGGGGCGGTGGTGGGCGTGCTGTTGATTGCGCTCACCGGCCGGGCGGGCCCTCGCGCCGAGCCCGAGCCTGGGAAGCAGGGCACTCCGGGGCCGGAGGCTCCCGAGGCAGCAGCTCCCGAGGCAGCAGCCCCCGAGGAGGAGCCGCCCGAGCCCGAGCTGACGATGACGTGGGAGTTCACGAAGCCGGGCATCCCGCTCTGGAAGCGGCTGCTGCTGGTGCCCTGGTGCCTGCTCGTCCAGCCCATCCCGGACGAGCCGAAGGACGAGGCCGGGGAGGAGATCGACTGGGTGCCGGGCAAGACGAACATCCCCTTCGGGCCGTGGCTGGCGCTGGCGGGCCTGGAGCTGCTGCTGATGACGCCGTGGCTGGCCCGGGTGCTGCCGCCGCAGTTCGCGCTGCTGCTGGGGGGCATGCGGTGA
- a CDS encoding prepilin-type N-terminal cleavage/methylation domain-containing protein has product MTQTRRNRGFTLIELMIVVAIIGILAAIAIPNFIRFQARARQSEVNTNLKSLFTGLRTQQRKPPAAIRATSFAPERGNRYSYHLEDNCASVEDRSQVNAVQNNTDTCIGVDQFKFTSFPQTFTVEALGGATWNTKCTTNGMAVQSGIHGSQDDWCFLAYGAGDVDNTPANDKADTWSIASSDGQLQATCPATGAAENVAAGEPFNIYNDVNCD; this is encoded by the coding sequence ATGACCCAGACCCGTCGCAACCGTGGCTTTACCCTCATCGAGCTGATGATCGTGGTGGCGATCATCGGCATCCTCGCGGCCATCGCGATCCCGAACTTCATCCGGTTCCAGGCCCGTGCGCGCCAGTCCGAGGTGAACACCAACCTCAAGAGCCTCTTCACGGGTCTGCGGACCCAGCAGCGCAAGCCCCCCGCGGCCATCCGCGCGACCAGCTTCGCTCCTGAGCGCGGCAACCGCTACAGCTACCACCTCGAGGACAACTGCGCCTCCGTCGAGGACCGCAGCCAGGTGAACGCGGTGCAGAACAACACCGACACCTGCATCGGCGTGGACCAGTTCAAGTTCACCTCGTTCCCCCAGACGTTCACGGTTGAGGCCCTGGGCGGCGCGACCTGGAACACCAAGTGCACCACCAACGGCATGGCCGTTCAGTCCGGTATCCACGGCAGCCAGGACGACTGGTGCTTCCTCGCCTACGGCGCGGGCGACGTGGACAACACCCCGGCCAACGACAAGGCTGACACCTGGTCCATCGCTTCCTCCGACGGCCAGCTCCAGGCGACCTGCCCTGCCACGGGCGCCGCCGAGAACGTCGCCGCCGGCGAGCCGTTCAACATCTACAACGACGTGAACTGCGACTGA
- a CDS encoding type IV pilus inner membrane component PilO: MEQYLDKIAKAPAGVKYGGLAAAVVLLTAANFFALIQPTEAQIKQQVEQRRKLDTDLAEKSEIAQNLNERRREMDVLEQKLAEALTELPEKKEIDELLAQINDIGKKSGLEIARVEPGKEAPGEFFARIPIKMTVSGNYHEIAMFMQEIANMRRIVNVNGIDLGKPTVKNEKVILQSSFVATTFRFVEQPKTVDPKQKGQKVAPPKK, translated from the coding sequence ATGGAACAGTACCTGGACAAGATTGCCAAGGCTCCGGCCGGCGTGAAGTACGGCGGCCTGGCCGCGGCGGTGGTGTTGCTCACGGCCGCCAACTTCTTCGCCCTCATCCAGCCGACCGAGGCGCAGATCAAGCAGCAGGTGGAGCAGCGCCGCAAGCTGGACACCGACCTGGCCGAGAAGAGCGAGATCGCCCAGAACCTCAACGAGCGCCGGCGCGAGATGGACGTGCTGGAGCAGAAGCTCGCCGAGGCGCTCACCGAGCTGCCCGAGAAGAAGGAGATCGACGAGCTGCTCGCGCAGATCAACGACATCGGCAAGAAGTCCGGTCTCGAGATCGCTCGCGTGGAGCCGGGCAAGGAGGCGCCGGGCGAGTTCTTCGCGCGCATCCCCATCAAGATGACGGTGAGCGGCAACTACCATGAGATCGCCATGTTCATGCAGGAGATCGCGAACATGCGCCGCATCGTGAACGTGAACGGGATCGACCTCGGCAAGCCGACGGTGAAGAACGAGAAGGTCATCCTGCAGAGCTCCTTCGTGGCGACGACGTTCCGGTTCGTGGAGCAACCGAAGACCGTTGATCCGAAGCAAAAAGGCCAGAAAGTTGCGCCGCCCAAGAAATAG
- the pilM gene encoding type IV pilus assembly protein PilM yields MAKGKLALGLDIGSTSVKMILLKEQRKRGEVGYALQSFGMKPLPPEAIVDGALMNSTAIVQAVQELMNELKVKNKEVAIGVSGHSVIIKKIQMPRMSQEELEESIQWEAEQYIPFDVKDVNIDTQILDAGANDATGQMDVLLVAAKKDMINDYTTVVSEAGLAPVVVDVDAFAVQNMFAANYDIPEKETVVLINAGASVVNINIIANGITVFTRDVTIGGNQFTEEIQKQLNVSYEEAEALKIGGNRNDADAVVPQDVERVLTSVAEQVAGEIQRSLDFYAGTAADANFSKVFLSGGTAKIPALFKTIEARVGVPVEILNPFRKIEVDNRKFDPAFIMDVAPMAAVAVGLALRRPGDKLN; encoded by the coding sequence ATGGCGAAGGGCAAACTGGCACTCGGTCTGGATATCGGATCGACCTCTGTGAAGATGATCCTCCTCAAGGAACAGCGCAAGCGCGGCGAGGTCGGCTACGCGCTGCAGAGCTTCGGCATGAAGCCGCTGCCTCCGGAGGCCATCGTCGACGGCGCGCTGATGAACTCCACCGCCATCGTTCAGGCGGTGCAGGAGCTGATGAACGAGCTGAAGGTGAAGAACAAGGAGGTCGCCATCGGCGTCTCCGGCCACTCGGTCATCATCAAGAAGATCCAGATGCCCCGCATGAGCCAGGAAGAGCTCGAGGAGAGCATCCAGTGGGAGGCGGAGCAGTACATCCCCTTCGACGTCAAGGACGTGAACATCGACACGCAGATCCTCGACGCGGGCGCCAATGACGCCACCGGCCAGATGGATGTGCTGCTGGTGGCCGCCAAGAAGGACATGATCAACGACTACACCACCGTGGTCTCCGAGGCGGGACTTGCCCCGGTGGTGGTGGACGTGGACGCCTTCGCCGTCCAGAACATGTTCGCCGCCAACTACGACATCCCCGAGAAGGAGACCGTGGTCCTCATCAACGCGGGCGCCTCGGTGGTGAACATCAACATCATCGCCAACGGCATCACCGTCTTCACCCGCGACGTGACGATCGGCGGCAATCAGTTCACCGAGGAGATCCAGAAGCAGCTCAACGTCTCCTACGAGGAGGCCGAGGCGCTGAAGATCGGCGGCAACCGCAACGACGCGGACGCCGTGGTGCCTCAGGACGTGGAGCGCGTGCTGACCAGCGTCGCCGAGCAGGTGGCCGGTGAGATCCAGCGCTCGCTGGACTTCTACGCGGGCACCGCCGCCGACGCCAACTTCAGCAAGGTGTTCCTGTCCGGCGGCACCGCGAAGATCCCCGCGCTGTTCAAGACCATCGAGGCGCGCGTGGGCGTTCCGGTCGAGATCCTCAACCCGTTCCGGAAGATCGAAGTCGACAACCGCAAGTTCGATCCGGCCTTCATCATGGACGTGGCTCCCATGGCGGCCGTGGCGGTGGGCCTGGCGCTGCGCCGTCCGGGCGACAAGCTGAACTGA
- a CDS encoding PilN domain-containing protein produces the protein MMIRINLLPVRVTKKREMGRQILVLFAIILVGAFVGNYMWYADRKAEFDQNAQGIAQVKAKITELEKVIGEVSKINDRKAEVEKKLGVLDNLRKGRAGPVKMMDALASSIPKKLWLKGFTEEKGGVKISGAAISHDEVAEFMSNLGHMVWTPKGMGRLVESRKDSPTSRVELLTPDAAIEEFPVSAVKTFFTNIELKDAVQKTSGSSSDPNSFPTVEFNINLSANYAI, from the coding sequence ATGATGATCCGCATCAATCTGTTGCCCGTCCGGGTGACGAAGAAGCGAGAGATGGGCAGGCAGATCCTGGTCCTCTTCGCCATCATTCTGGTGGGCGCGTTCGTGGGTAACTACATGTGGTACGCGGACCGCAAGGCGGAGTTCGACCAGAACGCCCAGGGCATCGCCCAGGTCAAGGCGAAGATCACCGAGCTCGAGAAGGTCATCGGCGAGGTGAGCAAGATCAACGACCGCAAGGCCGAGGTGGAGAAGAAGCTCGGCGTGCTGGACAACCTGCGCAAGGGCCGCGCCGGCCCGGTGAAGATGATGGACGCGCTGGCCTCGTCCATTCCCAAGAAGCTGTGGCTCAAGGGCTTCACCGAGGAGAAGGGCGGCGTGAAGATCTCCGGAGCGGCCATCAGCCATGACGAGGTCGCCGAGTTCATGAGCAACCTGGGCCACATGGTGTGGACGCCCAAGGGCATGGGCCGCCTGGTGGAGTCTCGCAAGGACTCGCCCACCTCGCGCGTGGAGCTGCTCACCCCCGACGCCGCCATCGAGGAGTTCCCGGTGTCCGCGGTGAAGACGTTCTTCACCAACATCGAGCTGAAGGACGCGGTGCAGAAGACGTCCGGCAGCAGCAGCGACCCGAACTCGTTCCCCACGGTCGAGTTCAACATCAACCTTTCGGCCAACTACGCCATCTGA